In Streptomyces sp. NBC_01707, a genomic segment contains:
- a CDS encoding adenosine deaminase, which produces MMSPTLHVPGPDQIRRAPKVLLHDHLDGGLRPGTIIDLARDAGYEALPETEADKLGIWFREAADSGSLERYLETFAHTCAVMQTREALVRVAAECAEDLAADGVVYAEVRYAPEQHLEAGLTLEEVVEAVNEGFREGERRARLDGNRIRVGALLTAMRHAARALEIAELANRYRDLGVVGFDIAGAEAGYPPTRHLDAFEFLKRENNHFTIHAGEAFGLPSIWQALQWCGADRLGHGVRIIDDIEVAEDGSVTLGRLASYVRDKRIPLEMCPTSNLQTGAATSYAEHPIGLLRRLHFRATVNTDNRLMSGTTMSQEFERLTETFGYTLDDIQWFTVNAMKSAFIPFDERLAMINDVIKPGYAELKSEWLFEQTAATSASSASAG; this is translated from the coding sequence ATGATGAGCCCGACCCTCCATGTGCCCGGCCCCGACCAGATCCGGCGCGCCCCCAAGGTGCTGCTCCACGACCACCTCGACGGTGGTCTGCGTCCCGGCACGATCATCGACCTGGCCCGTGACGCGGGCTACGAAGCCCTTCCCGAGACCGAGGCGGACAAGCTCGGCATCTGGTTCCGCGAGGCGGCCGACTCCGGCTCGCTGGAGCGCTACCTGGAGACGTTCGCCCACACCTGCGCCGTCATGCAGACCCGCGAGGCTCTGGTCCGGGTGGCCGCGGAGTGCGCCGAGGACCTCGCCGCGGACGGTGTCGTGTACGCGGAGGTGCGGTACGCCCCCGAACAGCACCTGGAAGCCGGGCTGACCCTCGAAGAGGTCGTCGAGGCGGTCAACGAGGGCTTCCGCGAGGGTGAGCGCCGGGCCAGGCTGGACGGCAACCGGATCCGGGTGGGTGCCCTCCTCACCGCCATGCGGCACGCCGCCCGCGCCCTGGAGATCGCCGAACTCGCCAACCGCTACCGGGATCTGGGCGTCGTCGGCTTCGACATCGCGGGTGCCGAGGCGGGCTACCCGCCCACCCGTCACCTCGACGCCTTCGAGTTCCTCAAGCGCGAGAACAACCACTTCACCATCCACGCGGGCGAGGCCTTCGGGCTGCCGTCGATCTGGCAGGCGCTCCAGTGGTGCGGCGCCGACCGGCTCGGCCACGGCGTCCGCATCATCGACGACATCGAGGTCGCCGAGGACGGCAGTGTCACGCTCGGCCGTCTCGCCTCGTACGTCCGGGACAAGCGCATCCCGCTGGAGATGTGCCCGACCTCCAACCTCCAGACCGGTGCCGCCACCTCGTACGCCGAGCACCCGATCGGGCTTTTGCGCAGGCTCCACTTCCGGGCCACCGTGAACACGGACAATCGGCTGATGAGCGGTACGACCATGAGCCAGGAATTCGAGCGGCTGACCGAGACTTTCGGATACACGCTCGACGACATTCAGTGGTTCACAGTCAATGCGATGAAATCAGCATTCATTCCTTTCGATGAACGTCTGGCGATGATCAATGACGTGATCAAGCCTGGATATGCCGAGCTGAAGTCGGAGTGGCTTTTCGAGCAGACCGCTGCGACCAGCGCATCTTCCGCTTCCGCGGGCTGA
- a CDS encoding VanZ family protein, which yields MRQGSGGQAVIRFRAVGVFLLLAHLLLVGWLTLRPLDVPWMTAANLRPFAGIRTDLSLGPAEAAHRIGEGLLLLAPLGVLLPMAGGRLHVSPWASLARTVAAGSLISLTIELAQTGVPGQVVDVDSLLLNTVGVGLAHLLVVPVCRKRLRRRGQDRVRLVPRPRDEMPQGSTPTISRVGIAP from the coding sequence GTGCGTCAAGGTTCGGGCGGCCAAGCCGTCATCCGCTTCCGCGCGGTCGGGGTGTTTCTCCTCCTCGCGCATCTGCTGCTTGTCGGGTGGCTGACTCTGCGCCCGCTGGACGTGCCGTGGATGACGGCCGCCAACCTTCGGCCCTTCGCCGGTATAAGGACGGACCTGTCCCTCGGCCCGGCCGAGGCAGCACATCGGATCGGTGAGGGATTGCTGCTGCTGGCGCCGCTGGGGGTGCTGCTGCCCATGGCCGGGGGACGACTCCATGTCTCCCCGTGGGCCTCCCTGGCCCGTACCGTCGCCGCCGGGTCGCTGATCTCGTTGACGATCGAGCTGGCACAGACCGGGGTGCCGGGTCAGGTCGTCGATGTCGACTCGCTGCTGCTGAACACCGTGGGCGTGGGGCTCGCCCATCTGCTGGTCGTACCGGTGTGCCGGAAGCGGCTGCGTCGTCGCGGGCAGGACCGGGTACGACTGGTTCCCCGCCCCAGGGACGAGATGCCTCAGGGGTCGACCCCGACGATTTCCAGGGTCGGTATCGCACCGTAG
- a CDS encoding LysR family transcriptional regulator, which yields MVHEHSSQPRLSPSSYEEDIRAVLAPRLAYFEAVARHEHVTRAAHELGVPQSTLSRAMVRLEQDLGVALFARKGRTVSLTPAGRTFLGSAERALAEVERAADSVRADADPAAGKVAFGFLHTMGSETVPALIRAFRADHPRVRFQLVQNYGEAMIERLRAGGLDLCLTSPVPDAPDLVARRLDEQRLRLVVPDDHRLASRRRIRLAEAADEAFVTLEPGYGLRRITDDLCAEAGFTPRVAFEGEEAETLRGLVAAGLGVALLPPPAVARPGVVELTVTAPRAAREIGVAWLDGHPDTPPVAAFKQFLLSRRGHLLPD from the coding sequence ATGGTGCATGAACACAGCTCACAGCCTCGGCTGTCACCGAGTAGTTACGAAGAAGACATTCGCGCGGTCCTCGCGCCGCGGCTCGCTTACTTCGAGGCGGTGGCGCGCCACGAGCACGTCACCCGCGCCGCGCACGAGCTCGGCGTCCCGCAGTCCACGCTGTCGCGGGCAATGGTCAGGCTGGAACAGGACCTGGGCGTCGCCCTGTTCGCCCGCAAGGGCCGTACCGTCTCCCTCACCCCGGCGGGCCGCACCTTCCTGGGCTCCGCCGAGCGGGCCCTCGCCGAGGTGGAGCGGGCCGCGGACTCGGTACGGGCCGACGCCGATCCGGCCGCGGGCAAGGTGGCCTTCGGGTTCCTCCACACGATGGGCTCGGAGACCGTTCCCGCGCTGATCCGGGCCTTCCGCGCCGACCACCCTCGCGTGCGCTTCCAACTCGTCCAGAACTACGGCGAGGCGATGATCGAGCGGCTCCGCGCCGGCGGCCTGGACCTCTGCCTCACCTCGCCCGTCCCGGACGCCCCCGACCTGGTGGCCCGCCGTCTCGACGAGCAGCGGCTGCGCCTGGTCGTCCCCGACGATCACCGGCTCGCCTCCCGCAGGCGCATCCGCCTTGCCGAGGCGGCCGACGAGGCGTTCGTGACCCTGGAGCCGGGGTACGGCCTGCGGCGGATCACCGACGACCTGTGCGCGGAGGCGGGCTTCACACCCCGGGTGGCGTTCGAGGGCGAGGAGGCGGAGACCCTGCGCGGCCTGGTGGCCGCCGGCCTCGGCGTGGCCCTGCTGCCGCCGCCCGCAGTGGCCCGCCCGGGCGTCGTCGAACTGACGGTCACGGCCCCGCGTGCGGCCCGCGAGATCGGCGTGGCCTGGCTGGACGGCCACCCGGACACACCCCCGGTGGCGGCGTTCAAACAGTTCCTGCTGTCGCGGCGGGGGCATCTGCTGCCCGACTGA
- a CDS encoding alpha/beta hydrolase, whose amino-acid sequence MAQRALPLPAARLGRAVKTAGAQPAVSGVVLLLPDGEADSHRRPSPLSYALQLPLARTLARAGQDDGLAAHVVHYRCRGWNATDAQLAADAEWAVEEVVRRYGDIPVCLAGHGMGGRAALRAGGHPAVNSVLAMAPWLPDDPSVEQEPVKHLLGRQVLLVHGTNDARSDPELSFRLAQRAKKANRDTCRFEVHSDGHALRQHRAEVVALAVDFVRGSLFGRNYARPVADALAAPPPLGLRMPLAAGFGRSLK is encoded by the coding sequence ATGGCACAGCGCGCACTCCCCCTGCCTGCTGCGAGGCTGGGACGGGCCGTGAAGACGGCCGGAGCACAACCTGCGGTCAGCGGCGTGGTCCTGCTGCTCCCGGACGGCGAGGCCGACTCGCACCGCCGCCCTTCCCCTCTGTCGTACGCGCTCCAGCTGCCGCTCGCCCGCACCCTGGCCCGCGCCGGCCAGGACGACGGGCTGGCCGCGCATGTCGTGCACTACCGCTGCCGCGGCTGGAACGCCACGGACGCGCAGCTCGCGGCGGACGCCGAGTGGGCGGTGGAGGAGGTCGTACGACGGTACGGCGACATCCCCGTCTGCCTGGCCGGGCACGGCATGGGCGGCCGTGCGGCGCTGCGCGCGGGCGGCCATCCGGCGGTCAACTCGGTGCTGGCGATGGCGCCTTGGCTGCCCGATGACCCGTCGGTGGAGCAGGAGCCGGTGAAGCATCTGCTGGGCCGTCAGGTGCTGCTCGTCCACGGCACGAACGACGCGCGCTCCGACCCGGAGTTGTCGTTCCGCCTGGCCCAGCGCGCCAAGAAGGCCAACCGGGACACCTGCCGCTTCGAGGTCCACTCGGACGGCCACGCCCTGCGCCAGCACCGCGCCGAAGTGGTGGCGCTGGCGGTGGACTTCGTACGGGGATCGCTGTTCGGGCGGAACTACGCCCGCCCGGTCGCCGACGCCCTGGCGGCGCCCCCACCGCTGGGGCTGCGGATGCCGCTGGCCGCTGGGTTCGGGCGGTCGTTGAAGTAG
- a CDS encoding PspC domain-containing protein codes for MAALARPRDGRMIGGVCAALARRFGTSAGTMRVIFLVSCLLPGPQFLLYLALWLLLPAEKASAATTAW; via the coding sequence ATGGCCGCACTTGCCCGCCCCCGTGACGGACGCATGATCGGCGGAGTGTGCGCAGCGCTGGCACGGCGCTTCGGCACGTCCGCGGGGACCATGCGCGTGATCTTCCTCGTCTCGTGTCTGCTGCCCGGCCCGCAGTTCCTGCTCTATCTGGCGCTGTGGCTGCTGCTGCCGGCCGAGAAGGCGTCGGCGGCCACCACCGCCTGGTAG